One Tistrella bauzanensis genomic window carries:
- a CDS encoding methyl-accepting chemotaxis protein, whose translation MAITLPRVRNATIGLRLAVIVGLSVLGLGTLAMITAFDQRAEMLADKQAVVRSQVEAAASIIDAERRQSTPATVEQAKTTALRALAAMRFSDSEYVWVNDTGHQMVMHPINPALNGQDMGNFKDPTGALIFRDMVRAASGPDKAGFVSYMWPRPGQEAPVEKLAFVRQIPEWGWVVGSGVYVDDMRSEMMTAIRRNALWAGFLALLVAGSGTLNARSLSYALRRLTGAMRRLADGDTDVEIRGTDRRNELGEMARALEVFRDNALERRRLQAEHDADQAARDARAARVERLVRGFDAEIGELVDQVANAATELEATAGEMTRIAEQTNAHAGSASAATEQTSANVQTVAAATDELTSSIREIGRQVTESARITALAVREAEATAGTVHGLVDAAERIGRVVDLINGIAAQTNMLALNATIEAARAGEAGKGFAVVAAEVKNLARQTAQATDEIAAQIRNVQSETDAAVEAIGGIGRRVSEVDAIATTIASAVEQQAAAASEISRSISEAANGTRDVAETVVKVSAEASRTGVAGRQVLTAGGSLAQRADVLKGDVARFIEEVKVA comes from the coding sequence ATGGCGATCACTCTTCCCCGCGTCAGGAACGCAACCATCGGTCTCAGATTGGCGGTCATTGTGGGCCTGTCGGTCTTGGGGCTGGGCACGCTGGCGATGATCACCGCCTTCGATCAGCGGGCGGAGATGCTGGCCGACAAGCAGGCGGTGGTGCGGTCGCAGGTCGAGGCGGCAGCCTCGATCATCGACGCCGAACGGCGGCAGAGCACGCCTGCGACCGTTGAGCAGGCCAAGACCACGGCCTTGCGGGCACTGGCCGCGATGCGGTTCAGCGACAGCGAATATGTCTGGGTCAACGACACGGGGCATCAGATGGTGATGCATCCGATCAATCCGGCCCTGAACGGCCAGGATATGGGCAATTTCAAGGATCCGACCGGCGCCCTGATCTTCCGCGACATGGTGCGTGCGGCATCCGGTCCCGACAAGGCCGGGTTCGTATCGTATATGTGGCCGCGCCCCGGTCAGGAGGCGCCGGTGGAAAAGCTGGCCTTCGTGCGTCAGATCCCGGAATGGGGCTGGGTGGTCGGGTCCGGCGTCTATGTCGACGACATGCGCAGCGAGATGATGACCGCGATCCGCCGCAATGCGCTGTGGGCGGGGTTTCTGGCCCTGTTGGTCGCGGGCTCGGGCACGCTCAACGCGCGCAGCCTGTCATATGCCCTGCGCAGGTTGACCGGGGCGATGCGCCGGCTGGCCGATGGTGACACCGATGTCGAGATCCGGGGCACCGACCGCCGCAACGAACTTGGCGAGATGGCCCGCGCGCTGGAGGTGTTCCGCGACAACGCCCTTGAGCGCCGGCGGCTTCAGGCCGAGCATGATGCCGATCAGGCGGCCCGCGACGCCCGCGCGGCCCGGGTGGAACGGCTGGTGCGCGGCTTCGATGCCGAGATCGGCGAACTGGTCGATCAGGTGGCCAATGCCGCGACCGAGCTTGAGGCCACAGCGGGCGAGATGACCCGCATCGCCGAACAGACCAATGCCCATGCCGGTTCGGCCTCGGCCGCGACCGAGCAGACATCGGCCAATGTCCAGACGGTCGCCGCCGCGACCGATGAGTTGACCAGTTCGATCCGCGAGATCGGCCGGCAGGTGACCGAAAGCGCCCGGATCACCGCGCTGGCGGTGCGCGAGGCGGAAGCCACCGCCGGCACGGTCCACGGGCTGGTCGACGCGGCCGAGCGGATCGGCCGGGTGGTCGACCTGATCAACGGCATCGCCGCCCAGACCAACATGCTGGCGCTGAACGCGACCATCGAGGCGGCGCGGGCGGGGGAGGCCGGCAAGGGTTTCGCGGTGGTTGCGGCCGAGGTGAAGAACCTCGCCCGCCAGACCGCGCAGGCCACTGACGAGATCGCCGCCCAGATCCGCAACGTGCAGTCGGAAACCGATGCGGCGGTCGAGGCGATCGGCGGCATCGGCCGGCGGGTGTCGGAGGTGGACGCCATCGCCACAACCATTGCCTCGGCGGTGGAACAGCAGGCGGCGGCGGCCTCGGAAATCTCGCGCAGCATCTCGGAAGCCGCCAATGGCACGCGCGATGTGGCCGAAACCGTGGTCAAGGTCTCGGCCGAGGCCAGCCGCACCGGTGTCGCCGGCCGCCAGGTGCTGACCGCCGGCGGCAGCCTGGCCCAGCGCGCCGATGTGCTGAAGGGCGATGTCGCCCGCTTCATCGAAGAGGTGAAGGTCGCCTGA
- the alr gene encoding alanine racemase → MNVRVQAALPDRDARLHTPRAAGDATAAARAGGLLTVDLAALGRNYQSLRAMLNGRACAAVVKADAYGLGAAETAPVFYDAGCRHFFVAHLDEGLALRDVLPDDSAIMVLNGLMPGAEADCAAAGLVPVLNCLEQVAGWSAHARRLGRRLPAFIQIDTGMSRMGLPEADLARLAAAPDRLDGIVIEAVMSHLACADEPDHPANAEQLANFRARRAWLPDAPASFANSSGIFLGPDYHFDIARPGAALYGLNPQPHLDNPMRPVVRLQAKVVQLRDIAPGAHVGYGWRFRAERSTRIATVAVGYADGWLRSLSDHGAVWMDGIRLPIAGRVSMDSITVDVTAIAPDRIRPGSLVDLIGPDQPADAVAAMAGTIGYEVLTSLGGRYHRRYVAG, encoded by the coding sequence ATGAATGTGCGTGTTCAAGCAGCCCTGCCCGACCGGGACGCCCGCCTGCACACACCCCGTGCGGCCGGCGACGCCACTGCCGCCGCACGCGCGGGCGGCCTGCTGACCGTCGATCTCGCGGCACTGGGCCGCAATTACCAGAGCCTCCGGGCCATGCTGAACGGCCGGGCCTGCGCCGCCGTGGTCAAGGCCGATGCCTATGGTCTGGGCGCCGCGGAAACCGCGCCGGTGTTCTACGACGCCGGGTGCCGGCATTTCTTTGTCGCTCATCTCGACGAGGGGCTGGCACTGCGCGATGTCCTGCCCGATGACAGCGCGATCATGGTGCTGAACGGGCTGATGCCCGGCGCCGAGGCCGATTGTGCCGCGGCGGGCCTGGTGCCGGTGTTGAATTGTCTGGAACAGGTGGCCGGCTGGTCGGCCCATGCCCGTCGTCTGGGGCGCCGCCTGCCGGCCTTCATCCAGATCGACACCGGCATGTCGCGCATGGGCCTGCCCGAAGCCGATCTCGCCCGTCTGGCCGCCGCCCCCGACCGGCTGGACGGCATCGTCATCGAGGCGGTGATGAGCCATCTGGCCTGTGCCGATGAACCCGATCATCCGGCCAACGCGGAGCAGCTCGCGAATTTCCGCGCCCGCCGCGCCTGGCTGCCCGATGCGCCGGCCTCCTTCGCCAATTCGTCGGGCATCTTCCTGGGCCCCGACTATCATTTCGACATCGCCCGCCCCGGTGCGGCGCTTTATGGCCTGAACCCCCAGCCGCATCTGGACAATCCGATGCGGCCGGTGGTGCGGTTGCAGGCCAAGGTGGTGCAGTTGCGCGACATCGCCCCCGGTGCCCATGTCGGCTATGGCTGGCGCTTCCGCGCCGAGCGGTCGACACGGATCGCCACCGTGGCGGTCGGCTATGCCGATGGCTGGCTGCGCAGCCTCAGCGACCATGGCGCGGTGTGGATGGATGGCATCCGCCTGCCGATCGCCGGCCGGGTGTCGATGGACAGCATCACCGTGGATGTCACCGCCATCGCGCCCGACCGTATCCGCCCTGGCAGCCTGGTCGACCTGATCGGTCCCGATCAGCCGGCCGATGCGGTGGCGGCGATGGCCGGCACCATCGGCTATGAGGTGCTGACCAGCCTGGGCGGACGCTATCACCGCCGGTATGTGGCAGGCTGA
- a CDS encoding D-amino acid dehydrogenase yields the protein MKIIILGSGVLGVTSAYYLARNGHEVTVVDRQPAAAMETSFGNAGEVSPGYSSPWAGPGVPMKAVKWLTMEHGPLKIRPKLDPKQWLWIARMLANCNSRSYAVNKARMVRIAEYSRDCLKDLRAEIGISYDERALGTLQLFRKQYQLDGIAGDIKVLQETGVPYEVLDPAGCIAVEPALARVRDKIVGGLRLPGDETGDCHIFTQNLAAEAVKLGVTFLYDTTIKTLDAGGDRITGVATSRGVLTADHYVVALGSYSPRLLKQVGISAPVYPVKGYSLTIPITNSQMAPVSTVMDETYKIAITRLGDRIRVGGTAELAGFDLTLRDGRRQTLEHSVTDIFPEGGNVAAASFWCGLRPMTPDGTPIIGPTRYRNLHLNTGHGTLGWTMACGSGRVLADMLSGRAPDIDTSDLGISRYAA from the coding sequence GTGAAGATCATCATCCTTGGAAGCGGCGTTCTGGGTGTCACCTCGGCCTATTATCTGGCGCGCAACGGCCATGAGGTGACGGTGGTCGACCGCCAGCCGGCAGCGGCGATGGAGACCAGCTTCGGCAATGCCGGCGAGGTGTCGCCCGGCTATTCCTCGCCCTGGGCCGGCCCCGGCGTGCCGATGAAGGCGGTCAAATGGCTGACCATGGAACATGGGCCGCTGAAGATCCGCCCCAAGCTGGACCCGAAGCAGTGGCTGTGGATCGCCCGGATGCTGGCCAACTGCAACAGCCGCAGCTATGCCGTGAACAAGGCGCGCATGGTGCGCATCGCCGAATACAGCCGCGACTGCCTGAAGGATCTGCGCGCCGAGATCGGCATCAGCTATGACGAGCGCGCCCTGGGCACGCTCCAACTGTTCCGCAAGCAGTACCAGCTTGACGGTATCGCCGGCGACATCAAGGTGTTGCAGGAAACCGGCGTGCCTTACGAGGTGCTGGACCCGGCCGGGTGCATCGCGGTGGAACCGGCCCTGGCGCGGGTGCGCGACAAGATCGTGGGCGGCCTGCGCCTGCCCGGCGACGAGACCGGCGACTGCCACATCTTCACCCAGAACCTGGCCGCCGAAGCTGTGAAGCTGGGCGTCACCTTCCTCTACGACACCACCATCAAGACACTGGATGCGGGCGGCGACCGGATCACCGGCGTCGCCACCAGCCGGGGCGTGCTGACCGCCGACCACTATGTGGTGGCGCTGGGCAGCTATTCGCCGCGGCTGCTGAAGCAGGTGGGCATATCCGCGCCGGTCTATCCGGTGAAGGGTTATTCGCTGACCATCCCAATCACCAACAGCCAGATGGCGCCGGTGTCGACGGTGATGGACGAAACCTACAAGATCGCCATCACCCGCCTGGGCGACCGTATCCGCGTGGGTGGCACCGCCGAGCTTGCCGGCTTCGACCTGACCCTGCGCGATGGCCGACGCCAGACCCTGGAGCATTCGGTCACCGATATTTTCCCTGAGGGTGGCAACGTCGCGGCTGCCAGCTTCTGGTGCGGCCTGCGCCCGATGACACCGGATGGCACCCCGATCATCGGCCCCACCCGCTATCGCAACCTGCACCTGAACACCGGCCACGGCACGCTGGGCTGGACCATGGCCTGCGGGTCGGGCCGGGTGCTGGCCGATATGCTCTCGGGCCGCGCGCCCGATATCGACACCAGCGATCTGGGCATCAGCCGCTACGCCGCCTGA
- a CDS encoding MFS transporter, giving the protein MTTLNDVAPVSTGPKRLRVLGLCFLVVLLDGLDTTSIAFVAPVLAHDWGLPHAGFTPAFVATSLGAALGYMLSGKLSARLGIRGASSLTILLFGAGTLATAAAWDIASLSVLRLVSAIGLGGVLPIAIAAAAAAFPARHKETVTMIVASGLSAGGVAGGLIGGPLMRDFGWESVFVVGGVAPLLVLPLFLNILPRAVPEPAQRRAGSVGALFHGPLAMRTSLLWSFAFLIFLVAYTLVFWIPTLLVDLGFAPQMAALGGAAFGMGGLIGNVVIMTLVGRVGINRLLMVSTALAMVLILILNQMTIQSGLTFLLIGGLGAGLITGCVGQAALAVSQYGGDLRITGVGWSSAIGRIGAIVGPAVGGMLLAMGYRAQEVIVTALLPAAIAILILVVIRVRR; this is encoded by the coding sequence ATGACCACACTGAATGATGTGGCACCGGTCAGCACCGGTCCGAAGCGTTTACGAGTTCTCGGTCTGTGTTTTCTGGTCGTGCTCCTCGACGGGCTCGACACCACGTCGATCGCTTTCGTCGCACCGGTGCTCGCGCATGACTGGGGCCTGCCCCATGCGGGCTTCACCCCGGCATTCGTGGCAACCAGCCTTGGCGCTGCGCTGGGCTACATGCTCAGCGGCAAACTGAGTGCCCGCCTCGGCATCCGCGGGGCGAGCAGCCTGACCATCCTGCTCTTCGGAGCAGGCACGCTCGCGACTGCCGCCGCCTGGGACATCGCATCGTTGAGCGTGCTGCGGCTCGTGTCGGCAATCGGGCTGGGCGGGGTATTGCCGATCGCCATTGCCGCCGCCGCCGCGGCCTTCCCGGCCCGTCACAAGGAAACCGTCACCATGATCGTTGCCAGCGGCCTGTCGGCTGGCGGTGTCGCCGGCGGCCTGATCGGCGGGCCGCTGATGCGGGATTTCGGCTGGGAATCGGTCTTCGTGGTCGGCGGCGTCGCGCCGCTTCTGGTTCTGCCGTTGTTTCTGAACATCCTGCCACGTGCGGTGCCGGAGCCGGCCCAGCGCCGGGCCGGGTCGGTCGGCGCGCTGTTTCACGGCCCGCTCGCCATGCGCACCAGCCTGCTCTGGAGCTTTGCGTTCCTCATCTTCCTGGTCGCCTATACCCTGGTCTTCTGGATCCCGACCCTGCTTGTCGATCTGGGCTTCGCGCCGCAGATGGCAGCCCTTGGTGGTGCCGCCTTCGGGATGGGCGGATTGATCGGCAATGTCGTGATCATGACCCTTGTCGGCCGGGTCGGAATCAACCGTCTGCTGATGGTCTCGACGGCACTGGCCATGGTTCTGATCCTGATCCTCAATCAGATGACGATCCAGAGCGGCCTGACCTTCCTGCTGATCGGCGGCCTGGGCGCCGGGCTGATCACCGGCTGCGTCGGGCAGGCGGCGCTGGCGGTTTCGCAATATGGCGGCGACCTGCGCATCACCGGTGTCGGCTGGTCTTCGGCCATCGGTCGGATCGGCGCGATTGTGGGCCCCGCTGTCGGCGGCATGTTGCTCGCCATGGGCTATCGGGCGCAGGAGGTCATCGTGACAGCCCTTCTGCCGGCGGCCATCGCCATCCTGATCCTGGTCGTGATCAGGGTCCGACGCTGA
- a CDS encoding Lrp/AsnC family transcriptional regulator: MRLDQIDERMVRLLRKDGRMSNARLAEAVGLSQSACLRRLRLLETSGVIRGYTALIDVPADEEPTVVIVQITLERQTEEVLNRFEMAVRRCPEVRECYLMTGLSDYLLRVETDDAAAYERIHKEVLSRMPGVARIQSSFAIRTVIRSRQPV, translated from the coding sequence ATGCGGCTGGACCAGATCGACGAGCGCATGGTGCGGCTGCTGCGCAAGGACGGGCGGATGAGCAATGCGCGGCTGGCCGAGGCGGTGGGCCTGTCGCAATCGGCCTGTCTGAGGCGGCTGCGGCTGCTGGAGACATCGGGCGTGATCCGCGGCTATACCGCGCTGATCGACGTGCCGGCGGACGAGGAGCCGACAGTGGTGATTGTGCAGATCACCCTGGAGCGCCAGACCGAAGAGGTGCTGAACCGGTTCGAGATGGCGGTGCGCCGCTGCCCGGAGGTGCGCGAATGCTATCTGATGACCGGGCTGTCGGATTATCTGCTGCGGGTGGAGACCGACGATGCCGCGGCCTATGAGCGTATCCACAAGGAGGTGCTGTCCCGCATGCCCGGGGTTGCCCGTATCCAGTCGAGCTTTGCCATTCGCACGGTGATCCGCAGCCGCCAGCCGGTCTGA
- a CDS encoding cytochrome c has protein sequence MVAPAEAIAAYAARIPGLFPQGSETGGDTKALATVWSDRAGFEAHAHDLETKALALAEAGRGGDMAAVGAAFGAVGKSCGACHQDYRGK, from the coding sequence GTGGTAGCACCCGCCGAGGCGATCGCCGCCTATGCCGCCCGCATTCCGGGCCTGTTCCCGCAAGGGTCCGAGACCGGCGGCGACACCAAGGCGCTGGCCACGGTCTGGTCCGACCGCGCGGGCTTCGAGGCCCATGCGCATGATCTGGAGACCAAGGCGCTGGCACTGGCCGAGGCCGGGCGCGGTGGCGACATGGCGGCGGTTGGTGCGGCCTTCGGCGCGGTCGGCAAGAGCTGCGGCGCCTGCCATCAGGATTATCGCGGCAAATAA
- a CDS encoding SDR family oxidoreductase, translated as MQTLDGKVAIITGASAGIGYEAARLFAAEGARLVVVARRRLELDRLVGEIGAAGGEAVAIAGDVRDPALAVAAVAMATSRFGGLDIAFNNAGATGPNRPVTALGDDDWHMVIDTNLTAAFLGARAQIPAMLARGGGSLIMTSSFVGHTVGFPGMGAYAAAKAGMIGLVKVIAAEFGPKGIRANALLPGGTDTEMGRAATATAEARGFVEGLHALKRLAAPVEIARAALYLASDASSFTTGTAMLVEGGVSINRG; from the coding sequence ATGCAGACTCTCGACGGAAAAGTGGCGATCATCACCGGCGCAAGTGCCGGAATCGGATATGAGGCGGCGCGGCTGTTCGCGGCCGAAGGTGCACGGCTGGTGGTGGTGGCGCGTCGCCGGCTGGAACTCGACCGGCTGGTCGGCGAGATCGGCGCGGCCGGCGGCGAAGCGGTCGCCATCGCCGGCGATGTGCGCGATCCGGCTCTGGCGGTGGCTGCGGTGGCGATGGCGACCAGCCGCTTCGGCGGGCTGGACATCGCCTTCAACAATGCCGGTGCCACCGGCCCGAACCGGCCGGTGACGGCGCTTGGTGACGACGACTGGCACATGGTCATCGACACCAATCTGACCGCGGCCTTCCTTGGCGCGCGCGCCCAGATTCCGGCCATGCTCGCCCGTGGCGGCGGCTCGCTGATCATGACGTCCAGCTTCGTGGGCCACACGGTGGGCTTCCCCGGCATGGGCGCCTATGCGGCGGCAAAGGCCGGCATGATCGGGCTGGTGAAGGTGATCGCCGCCGAATTCGGCCCCAAGGGCATCCGGGCCAATGCGCTGCTGCCCGGCGGCACCGACACCGAGATGGGGCGTGCCGCCACGGCGACCGCCGAGGCGCGCGGCTTCGTCGAGGGGCTGCATGCGTTGAAACGTCTGGCGGCGCCGGTCGAGATCGCCCGCGCCGCGCTTTATCTCGCCAGCGATGCCTCAAGCTTCACCACCGGCACGGCGATGCTGGTGGAGGGCGGCGTCTCGATCAATCGCGGCTGA